From the genome of Methylocystis bryophila, one region includes:
- the hrpB gene encoding ATP-dependent helicase HrpB — MVRAFADRLPIDDILPELDAALDKRPNLVLVAPPGAGKTTRVPLALLDASWRGEGKLILLEPRRLAARAAASRLAATLNESVGETVGLRMRLETKVSAKTRIEVVTEGVFARMILDDPELKGVVAVLFDEFHERSLDADFGLALALDAQAGLREDLRLVAMSATLDGARVAKLMRGAPVIASEGHAFPVETRHIGRDPSLRPEEDMARAIMRAVGEEEGSILVFLPGQAEIRRVASLLEERGLPPNVELAPLYGALDRGEQDRAITRPPASRRKIVLATSIAETSLTIEGVRVVIDSGLSRVPRFEPGLGLTRLETIRASRANVEQRRGRAGRVEPGVCYRLWEEAATGALPAFAEPEILAADLSGLALDLAHWGVSDASSLAFLDPPPAAAWAEALSLCKALGALDEDGRLTEKGAAMRSLPVAPRLASMIIEAAGQGEGLRAARLATLLSERGLGGDDPDLSHRLERFAHENSPRARDARRLAEGIARAASKDAPSPRLRGEGPGEGPSASPTAQAPLPNPLPAGGEREFSDGALIALAFPDRIAKARGAGAFTMANGRAASLPPEHALSREAYLAVAEIAGRAGAARILAAAALTLAEVEGVAAGRIEAREETRFEPESGALRRRRFKQLGAIRLSEQNLAIEPDLASAQMLAQGAASLGIARLPWSKAQSQLRDRVAFLRAAEGEDWPDLSDAGLAESAADWLAPCILGRTGLAAIEAGDLDAALATLLPYALRRRLDEEAPAIFETPAGSHIALDYAAANGPLLSVRVQELFGLERHPTLAKGRVPVTLELLSPAHRPIQTTRDLPGFWKGSWNDVKKEMKGRYPRHVWPDDPANALPTRRAKPKG; from the coding sequence TTGGTCCGCGCCTTTGCCGATCGCCTGCCGATCGACGACATCCTTCCCGAGCTCGACGCCGCGCTCGATAAGCGGCCCAATCTCGTGCTGGTCGCGCCGCCCGGCGCCGGCAAAACCACGCGCGTTCCCCTCGCGCTGCTCGACGCCTCCTGGCGCGGCGAGGGCAAGCTCATCCTGCTCGAGCCGCGCCGTCTCGCCGCGCGCGCCGCAGCGAGCCGCCTCGCCGCAACGCTTAACGAGAGCGTCGGCGAGACCGTCGGCTTGCGCATGCGGTTGGAGACGAAAGTCTCCGCCAAGACGCGCATCGAGGTCGTCACTGAGGGCGTCTTCGCCCGCATGATTCTGGACGATCCGGAACTCAAGGGCGTCGTCGCCGTGCTCTTCGACGAGTTCCACGAGCGCTCGCTCGACGCCGATTTCGGCCTTGCGCTGGCGCTCGACGCGCAGGCGGGCTTGCGCGAGGATTTGCGCCTCGTCGCCATGTCGGCGACGTTAGACGGCGCACGCGTGGCTAAGCTGATGCGCGGCGCGCCGGTCATTGCGAGCGAAGGCCACGCCTTTCCCGTCGAGACGCGCCATATCGGGCGCGATCCCTCCCTGCGGCCGGAGGAGGACATGGCGCGCGCGATCATGCGCGCCGTGGGCGAGGAGGAGGGCTCGATCCTCGTCTTCCTGCCCGGCCAGGCCGAGATCCGTCGCGTCGCATCGCTCCTCGAGGAGCGCGGCCTGCCGCCAAACGTGGAGCTCGCGCCGCTTTATGGCGCGCTCGATCGCGGCGAGCAGGATCGCGCGATCACGCGGCCGCCCGCGAGTAGGCGCAAGATCGTGCTCGCGACCTCGATCGCCGAGACATCGCTCACGATCGAGGGCGTGCGCGTCGTCATCGACAGCGGCTTGTCGCGCGTGCCCCGTTTCGAGCCGGGGCTGGGGCTCACGCGCCTGGAGACGATCCGCGCCTCGCGCGCCAATGTCGAACAGCGGCGCGGCCGCGCAGGGCGCGTGGAGCCCGGCGTCTGCTACAGGCTTTGGGAGGAGGCGGCGACCGGGGCGCTGCCCGCCTTCGCCGAGCCCGAAATCCTCGCCGCCGATCTCTCCGGCTTGGCGCTCGATCTCGCGCATTGGGGCGTGAGCGATGCTTCAAGCCTCGCCTTTCTCGATCCGCCGCCCGCCGCCGCCTGGGCCGAGGCGCTCTCGCTCTGCAAGGCGCTCGGCGCGCTGGATGAAGACGGCCGCCTCACGGAAAAAGGCGCGGCGATGCGCAGCCTGCCCGTGGCGCCGCGTCTGGCCTCGATGATCATCGAGGCGGCGGGCCAAGGCGAGGGCTTGCGCGCGGCGCGGCTCGCGACGCTGCTGTCTGAACGCGGGCTCGGCGGCGATGATCCCGATCTCTCGCATCGCCTGGAGCGCTTCGCCCACGAAAATTCGCCGCGGGCGCGCGACGCGCGGCGCCTGGCCGAAGGGATTGCGCGGGCGGCGAGCAAGGACGCCCCCTCTCCCCGCCTGCGGGGAGAGGGCCCGGGTGAGGGGCCAAGCGCTTCCCCAACTGCCCAAGCCCCTCTCCCTAACCCTCTCCCCGCAGGCGGGGAGAGGGAATTCTCCGACGGCGCCCTCATCGCGCTGGCTTTCCCCGATAGGATCGCCAAGGCGCGGGGCGCGGGCGCCTTCACCATGGCCAATGGCCGCGCGGCGTCGCTGCCGCCGGAACATGCGCTTTCGCGCGAGGCCTATCTCGCCGTGGCCGAGATCGCCGGTCGCGCCGGCGCCGCGCGCATTCTCGCTGCGGCGGCGCTCACACTCGCGGAAGTCGAGGGGGTCGCCGCAGGCCGCATCGAGGCGCGCGAGGAGACTCGTTTCGAGCCCGAGAGCGGCGCGCTGCGCCGGCGGCGCTTCAAGCAGCTCGGCGCGATCCGGCTCTCCGAGCAGAATCTCGCGATCGAGCCCGATCTCGCCTCGGCGCAGATGCTTGCCCAAGGCGCGGCGAGCCTCGGAATCGCGCGGCTTCCCTGGAGCAAGGCGCAGAGCCAGCTGCGCGACCGCGTCGCCTTCCTGCGCGCGGCGGAGGGCGAAGACTGGCCCGATCTCTCCGATGCGGGGCTCGCCGAGAGCGCCGCCGATTGGCTCGCGCCGTGCATCCTCGGGCGCACGGGCCTTGCCGCGATCGAAGCGGGCGATCTCGACGCGGCGCTCGCTACGCTTCTCCCCTACGCCCTGCGCCGCCGTCTGGATGAAGAGGCGCCGGCCATTTTCGAGACGCCGGCGGGTTCACACATCGCGCTGGATTATGCGGCGGCCAATGGCCCGCTGCTCTCGGTGCGCGTGCAGGAGCTTTTCGGCCTCGAGCGCCATCCGACCTTGGCGAAAGGCCGTGTTCCCGTGACGCTGGAATTGCTCTCGCCCGCACATCGCCCGATCCAGACGACGCGCGATCTGCCCGGCTTCTGGAAGGGTTCCTGGAACGACGTCAAAAAGGAGATGAAGGGCCGCTACCCGCGCCATGTCTGGCCCGACGATCCAGCGAACGCCCTGCCGACGAGGCGCGCGAAGCCGAAGGGCTAG
- a CDS encoding outer membrane protein: MLKSFLSATALSLALTASAFAADLPSYKAPLVAPPPPFTWTGLYGGINIGYGVGNGDQDSGYAVTLFPASFGIPGWTISNDLNGVVGGGQVGYNYQFNPWLVVGLEADLQASDVHSQGTGVGIGTLGTGSAFIPQLNPATSNFVFASQNKSVDWFGTVRARVGVTLPSFPSLLVYGTGGLAYGGVVHSVNASDFFPSARTAFPVVRFGAGAIYGSGGNYDSTRVGWTAGGGVEWSPFTTSPLLKTFSVKLEYLYTDLGSTTIYGSAIGATPGFLPFRPLTAPLSNAGFAYRQASATRFQTVRVGVNWHFNPFAADPVLAKY, encoded by the coding sequence ATGCTGAAATCTTTCCTTTCGGCGACGGCGCTCAGCCTAGCACTCACCGCGTCGGCCTTCGCAGCCGACCTTCCATCCTACAAGGCACCCCTCGTCGCGCCGCCGCCGCCGTTCACCTGGACGGGCCTCTATGGCGGTATCAACATCGGCTATGGCGTCGGCAATGGCGATCAGGACTCTGGGTACGCGGTCACCCTCTTTCCGGCCTCCTTTGGAATCCCGGGCTGGACCATTTCCAACGATTTGAACGGCGTGGTCGGCGGCGGTCAGGTCGGCTACAACTACCAGTTCAATCCGTGGCTGGTCGTCGGCCTCGAGGCGGACCTCCAGGCGAGCGACGTGCACAGCCAGGGAACCGGCGTGGGCATTGGAACGCTTGGAACGGGCTCCGCCTTCATCCCCCAGCTCAACCCGGCGACGAGCAATTTCGTTTTCGCTTCCCAGAACAAGAGCGTCGACTGGTTCGGCACGGTGCGCGCACGCGTCGGCGTGACCCTCCCAAGCTTCCCGAGCCTTTTGGTGTATGGAACGGGCGGCTTAGCCTATGGCGGCGTGGTTCACAGCGTCAACGCTTCGGACTTCTTTCCCAGCGCCCGTACCGCCTTTCCGGTAGTCCGCTTCGGCGCGGGCGCGATCTACGGCTCGGGCGGAAACTATGACAGCACGAGAGTCGGATGGACCGCGGGCGGCGGCGTCGAGTGGTCCCCGTTCACGACTTCTCCGCTGTTGAAGACCTTCTCGGTAAAGCTCGAATATCTTTACACCGACCTCGGCTCGACCACGATCTACGGCAGTGCTATCGGCGCCACCCCGGGCTTCCTCCCGTTCCGCCCCCTTACCGCCCCATTGTCGAATGCGGGTTTCGCCTACCGGCAGGCCTCGGCGACCCGCTTCCAAACGGTGCGTGTCGGCGTCAACTGGCACTTCAATCCCTTCGCCGCCGATCCGGTGCTCGCGAAGTATTGA
- a CDS encoding tRNA-uridine aminocarboxypropyltransferase, with translation MPPQEPIDADPLDIAPPVAADTADCPRCSKPAALCICDAVTPIDNKVGLLVLQHPQEQDRLLGSARLATLHLTNSVFKIGLSWPSLAKALGRPADPAEWAILHLGSARSSDLPKDRELVVLDKKGVAIPDQDHALKGVKGIVIFDGTWAQAKTLWWRNAWVLKAKRLVLNPRRASLYGGLRREPRREGLSTIEAAALTLSRMEQRPEIETALHASFALMLARYRSAQSHGALGDRAAVSKGSGGPPKKRWGGRRRRSAVSKP, from the coding sequence ATGCCCCCGCAAGAACCGATCGACGCCGATCCCCTGGACATCGCTCCGCCCGTCGCGGCGGATACGGCCGATTGCCCGCGCTGCTCGAAGCCGGCCGCACTCTGCATTTGTGACGCCGTCACGCCGATCGACAACAAAGTCGGCCTGCTCGTGCTGCAGCACCCTCAAGAGCAGGACCGACTCCTCGGAAGCGCTCGACTCGCAACGCTGCATTTGACCAATTCGGTATTCAAGATCGGACTGTCATGGCCCAGTCTCGCCAAGGCGCTTGGCCGGCCCGCCGATCCGGCCGAATGGGCGATCCTGCATCTCGGCTCCGCGAGAAGCAGCGATTTGCCCAAAGACCGAGAGCTTGTCGTGCTCGACAAGAAGGGCGTTGCGATTCCCGATCAGGATCATGCGCTGAAAGGGGTCAAGGGCATTGTGATTTTCGACGGGACGTGGGCCCAAGCGAAGACGCTCTGGTGGCGAAACGCTTGGGTTCTAAAGGCCAAGCGCCTGGTGCTGAATCCGCGGCGCGCCTCGCTCTATGGCGGGCTGCGTCGCGAGCCGCGCCGCGAAGGGCTGTCGACCATCGAAGCCGCCGCTCTGACGCTCAGCCGGATGGAACAACGCCCCGAAATCGAAACGGCGCTGCACGCCAGTTTCGCGCTTATGCTGGCCCGCTACCGCTCCGCGCAGTCGCACGGCGCCTTGGGCGACCGCGCCGCCGTTTCGAAAGGCTCTGGAGGGCCCCCCAAGAAGCGTTGGGGAGGGCGTCGCCGTCGATCGGCCGTTTCTAAGCCATGA
- a CDS encoding phosphate-starvation-inducible protein PsiE yields the protein MPEECVERVKPMTQESPDPRLHAVRRMREILDPLGYFASEGFHLLGLFAILAVTFVAGAQALMRMAAQGVVSIEDLLLLFIYLEIASMVGIYFRTNAMPVRFLLYVGITALTRHMIGYVQLDSSPDAGVLILAGATLILALAVLVVRYASAVYGSREGNREIKTD from the coding sequence ATGCCCGAAGAATGCGTGGAGCGAGTGAAGCCCATGACGCAGGAAAGCCCCGACCCGCGTCTGCACGCCGTGCGGCGCATGCGTGAGATCCTCGACCCCTTGGGCTATTTCGCTTCCGAGGGGTTTCATCTCCTTGGCCTGTTTGCGATCCTCGCCGTGACCTTCGTTGCGGGGGCGCAAGCGCTCATGAGAATGGCCGCGCAGGGGGTCGTGTCGATCGAAGACCTGCTGCTGCTGTTCATCTATCTCGAGATCGCGTCGATGGTCGGCATTTATTTCCGCACCAACGCTATGCCGGTGCGCTTTCTGCTTTACGTCGGCATCACGGCGCTGACGCGACATATGATCGGTTATGTGCAATTGGACTCATCGCCCGACGCCGGCGTTTTGATCCTGGCGGGGGCGACGCTCATTCTGGCTCTCGCCGTCTTGGTCGTGCGCTATGCTTCGGCGGTTTACGGATCCCGGGAAGGCAATCGAGAGATCAAGACCGATTGA
- a CDS encoding CopG family ribbon-helix-helix protein codes for MSAAFTVRIDEAMLGALDQLAEKTERPRNWLVAKAIEDYLAVNAWQVGKIEAGITAADGGDFASDEELARVRMKFAVRE; via the coding sequence ATGTCCGCCGCATTCACCGTCCGCATTGATGAGGCGATGCTTGGCGCGCTTGACCAGCTCGCCGAGAAAACCGAACGCCCGCGCAACTGGCTCGTAGCCAAGGCCATCGAGGATTACCTGGCCGTCAACGCTTGGCAAGTCGGCAAGATCGAAGCCGGCATCACAGCCGCCGACGGCGGCGACTTCGCCAGCGATGAGGAGTTGGCGCGCGTGAGGATGAAATTCGCAGTTAGAGAATGA
- a CDS encoding type II toxin-antitoxin system RelE/ParE family toxin produces MRLRWTTPALRDFEELGDDIARENPAAAARVVTNMFDRTELLAKHPHVGRPGRVPGTRELVVTGTPYIIPYRVCGDVVQILAVLHGSRRWRDSFK; encoded by the coding sequence ATGAGGCTGCGCTGGACGACTCCGGCGCTACGCGATTTCGAGGAACTCGGCGATGACATCGCGCGCGAAAACCCAGCCGCCGCCGCTCGCGTCGTTACGAACATGTTCGATCGAACCGAGCTGTTGGCGAAACATCCGCATGTCGGACGTCCGGGCCGTGTTCCAGGAACACGAGAATTAGTCGTCACCGGCACGCCGTACATTATCCCTTACCGCGTATGCGGTGACGTGGTGCAAATCCTCGCCGTCCTTCACGGCTCACGTCGCTGGCGGGATAGCTTCAAATGA
- a CDS encoding c-type cytochrome → MTPLRSLLLCCFALLALLCSTMGRAQGLNAETPKPEATKPEAAKPEAAKAETPPRAEIEAKLTYCKTCHGVAGQGFRGDTSMPRLAGQQPEYLQSQLQAFSERRRVNPVMFNVAHVLKPGMLTALAESFQNLNPKPLGGEPRELIPAGKKIFEEGVTATNVPACASCHGEDAKGQGAMPRLAGQLYEYTTRKLVNWSKERGQDPAKPDSSQVMEPIAKGLTPQQISEVAAYLGSLE, encoded by the coding sequence ATGACGCCACTTCGCTCGCTGCTCTTGTGCTGCTTCGCTCTCCTTGCGCTGCTCTGCTCGACGATGGGGCGCGCCCAGGGGCTCAATGCGGAGACTCCAAAGCCAGAAGCAACCAAGCCAGAGGCCGCCAAGCCAGAGGCCGCCAAGGCGGAGACGCCGCCGAGAGCCGAGATCGAGGCCAAGCTCACCTATTGCAAGACCTGCCACGGCGTCGCCGGGCAAGGCTTTCGCGGCGACACGTCGATGCCGCGTCTCGCCGGGCAGCAGCCGGAATATCTCCAGAGCCAGCTGCAGGCTTTCAGCGAGCGCCGACGCGTCAACCCGGTGATGTTCAACGTGGCGCATGTCTTGAAGCCCGGCATGCTCACGGCGCTGGCCGAAAGCTTTCAAAACCTCAATCCGAAGCCGCTCGGCGGCGAGCCGAGGGAGCTGATCCCCGCCGGCAAGAAGATCTTTGAAGAAGGCGTTACGGCGACGAACGTCCCCGCTTGCGCGTCTTGTCACGGCGAGGACGCCAAGGGCCAAGGCGCCATGCCGCGCCTCGCCGGCCAGCTCTATGAGTACACGACGAGGAAGCTCGTGAATTGGAGCAAGGAGCGCGGCCAGGACCCCGCCAAGCCCGACTCCTCGCAGGTCATGGAGCCCATCGCGAAAGGCCTCACGCCGCAGCAGATCTCCGAGGTCGCGGCTTATCTCGGGTCGCTGGAGTAG
- a CDS encoding c-type cytochrome gives MTRTRSFCSSAGQAAAIAFACWSSSPGTQAQEALPTRNCTWCHGSSAQGFSTAPRIAGQKPHYIVRELLAFKDHSRDNPTSAQYMWGATARVSPELASEFAAYFAALPAEPANDGNSALVEAGKALYVQGAAEANVVSCVVCHGPNGEGFEAIPRLGGLSYGYLKSRLEQWSQGFHASAYPMPRVATSLSPEEIDALASYLSFLK, from the coding sequence TTGACAAGGACGCGCTCATTCTGCTCGTCGGCCGGTCAGGCGGCGGCGATTGCTTTTGCCTGCTGGTCGTCAAGCCCCGGGACGCAAGCGCAAGAGGCGCTTCCCACTCGCAATTGCACGTGGTGCCATGGATCGTCGGCGCAGGGCTTCTCCACGGCGCCGCGGATTGCCGGACAAAAGCCGCATTACATCGTGCGGGAGCTGCTGGCCTTCAAAGACCACAGCCGCGACAATCCCACCTCCGCGCAATATATGTGGGGCGCCACGGCGCGGGTCAGCCCCGAGCTCGCAAGCGAGTTCGCAGCCTATTTCGCGGCGCTGCCCGCTGAGCCCGCCAATGACGGAAACAGCGCCCTCGTCGAGGCGGGCAAAGCACTGTACGTGCAGGGCGCAGCGGAGGCCAATGTCGTCTCCTGCGTGGTCTGTCACGGGCCCAACGGAGAAGGCTTTGAGGCCATTCCGCGCTTGGGCGGACTCTCCTACGGCTATTTGAAGAGCCGGCTGGAGCAGTGGTCGCAAGGCTTCCACGCCTCGGCCTATCCCATGCCGCGCGTCGCGACGAGCCTCTCGCCAGAGGAGATCGACGCGCTCGCCTCTTATCTGAGCTTTCTGAAATAG
- a CDS encoding c-type cytochrome, with product MRRTSLVAALCAVLIALAFTAAGWARQRVWHVAAQSGFEAKVEYCKTCHGLSGEGYRGYYPIPRLAGQQPKYIENQLRAFLERRRKSPLGAAREAGAEGVMLNVAHGLSPAQFGALAAHFRSLDPAPLGGAPTEQMSLGKRIYENGLPETNVPACMACHGPDGKGGAEIPRLAGQLYPYTLHELAYWTRERGQNGAKDDVSAIMIPTVQNLTPAQASAVAAYVSSLR from the coding sequence ATGAGGCGGACGAGTCTGGTTGCGGCGCTTTGCGCGGTTTTGATCGCCCTCGCCTTCACGGCGGCGGGCTGGGCTCGACAGCGCGTTTGGCATGTCGCGGCCCAAAGCGGTTTCGAGGCGAAGGTCGAATATTGCAAGACCTGCCACGGACTCTCCGGCGAGGGCTATCGCGGCTACTACCCGATACCGCGGCTGGCGGGCCAGCAGCCCAAATATATCGAGAACCAGCTCAGGGCGTTCCTCGAGCGTCGGCGCAAGAGCCCGCTCGGCGCCGCCCGCGAGGCGGGGGCGGAGGGGGTCATGCTCAATGTGGCGCATGGTCTCTCACCCGCTCAGTTCGGCGCCCTGGCGGCGCATTTTCGATCTCTCGATCCCGCGCCCCTGGGCGGCGCGCCAACGGAGCAGATGTCCCTTGGCAAGCGCATCTACGAGAATGGACTGCCGGAAACCAATGTGCCCGCATGCATGGCCTGTCACGGGCCCGACGGGAAGGGCGGGGCCGAAATCCCGCGGCTCGCTGGGCAGCTCTACCCTTACACGCTGCACGAGCTGGCCTATTGGACCCGCGAGCGTGGCCAAAACGGCGCTAAGGACGACGTGTCCGCGATCATGATTCCGACGGTGCAGAATTTAACGCCCGCGCAGGCTTCCGCCGTCGCCGCCTATGTGAGCTCTCTGAGATGA
- a CDS encoding tetratricopeptide repeat protein, with protein MSDIFREVDEEVQRDQVENLWKRFQTPVIVAAVLIVAGTGGWSYYKSERTKAAEAANVRFLAAVADADAGKSAEAVAAFDAIAKSGQPGYATLARLRGAEEIAKSDKAKAIELLDAVSDDKKVDSLTRAVAELRSAMYTMELGDREKSMMKLGPLMTENGVFRFSAQEWTGLDALEDKDFDEAERVFNLLLSDPNAPAGMRQRAQAYQGLLHAARGVKAKAGGITSITPVVESADGQDPADAGVTVEMKPIEKK; from the coding sequence ATGTCCGATATTTTCCGAGAGGTCGACGAGGAAGTCCAAAGAGACCAGGTCGAAAATCTCTGGAAGCGCTTTCAGACGCCGGTCATCGTGGCGGCGGTGCTGATCGTCGCGGGGACGGGCGGCTGGAGCTATTATAAGTCCGAGCGGACCAAAGCGGCCGAGGCCGCCAATGTGCGCTTCCTCGCGGCGGTCGCCGACGCAGACGCCGGCAAGAGCGCCGAGGCCGTCGCCGCCTTCGACGCGATCGCCAAGAGCGGCCAGCCGGGCTATGCGACGCTTGCGCGGCTGCGCGGCGCCGAGGAGATCGCCAAGAGCGACAAGGCCAAGGCGATCGAGCTCCTGGACGCGGTTTCCGACGACAAGAAGGTCGACAGCCTGACCCGCGCCGTCGCGGAGTTGCGCAGCGCGATGTACACCATGGAGCTCGGCGACCGCGAAAAGAGCATGATGAAGCTCGGCCCGCTCATGACCGAGAACGGCGTCTTCCGCTTCAGCGCGCAGGAATGGACTGGACTCGACGCGCTCGAGGACAAGGATTTCGACGAGGCGGAGCGCGTGTTCAACCTGCTCTTGAGCGACCCCAACGCGCCGGCGGGCATGCGCCAGCGCGCCCAGGCCTATCAGGGCCTGCTGCATGCGGCGCGCGGCGTCAAGGCGAAGGCCGGGGGGATCACCTCCATCACGCCCGTCGTCGAATCGGCCGACGGTCAGGACCCGGCCGACGCCGGCGTGACGGTCGAGATGAAGCCGATCGAGAAGAAATAG
- the der gene encoding ribosome biogenesis GTPase Der produces MTFSLAIVGRPNVGKSTLFNRLVGKKLALVDDRPGVTRDRREGQAKLADLTFTIIDTAGLEEGADSSLIGRMRRQTEAAVEQADAILFMIDARVGVTPDDKYFADLVRRADKPVILAANKAEGRAGEAGVLDAYALGLGDPVPLSAEHGDGLIDLFDALRLALPELTEAPPEEETSPRRELDEDEDGSDLDLTKPLRIAVVGRPNAGKSTLINRLLGEERLLTGPEAGITRDSIGIDFLWRERKIKLFDTAGLRKRARVVDKLEKLAGADALRAVRFAEVVVLLVDCAIPFEKQDLTIADISASEGRAVVIGLNKWDAVEDRGKTLTTLREEAERLLPQLRGCKVVPVSGTTGFGLEALMQAIIETHEVWNKRVSTGRLNRWLESALSENPPPAVSGRRIKIRYVTQPKSRPPHFTLFGNQLDELPTSYERYLINSLRKSFDLPGVPIRISKRTGENPYEGKKRG; encoded by the coding sequence ATGACCTTCTCGCTCGCCATCGTCGGCAGGCCCAATGTCGGCAAATCGACGCTCTTCAACCGGCTCGTCGGCAAGAAGCTCGCGCTCGTCGACGATCGACCGGGCGTGACGCGCGATCGGCGCGAGGGCCAGGCCAAGCTCGCCGATCTCACCTTCACCATCATCGACACGGCGGGGCTCGAGGAGGGCGCCGACAGCTCGCTCATCGGGCGCATGCGCCGGCAGACGGAAGCGGCGGTGGAGCAGGCCGACGCGATTCTGTTCATGATCGACGCGCGCGTCGGCGTGACGCCGGATGACAAATATTTCGCCGATCTCGTGCGCCGGGCCGACAAGCCCGTGATCCTCGCCGCTAACAAGGCCGAGGGACGCGCGGGCGAGGCCGGCGTGCTCGACGCCTATGCGCTGGGCCTTGGCGATCCTGTGCCGCTCTCCGCCGAGCATGGCGATGGACTCATCGACCTCTTCGACGCCCTGCGCCTCGCGCTGCCCGAATTGACCGAGGCCCCGCCGGAAGAAGAAACATCGCCTCGACGAGAACTCGACGAAGACGAGGACGGCAGCGACCTCGATCTGACGAAGCCCTTGCGCATCGCCGTGGTCGGGCGCCCCAATGCCGGGAAATCGACGCTCATCAACCGTCTGCTCGGCGAGGAGCGCCTGCTCACCGGGCCCGAGGCCGGGATCACGCGCGACAGCATCGGGATCGACTTCCTGTGGCGCGAGCGCAAGATCAAGCTCTTCGACACGGCGGGGCTGCGCAAGCGCGCCCGCGTCGTCGACAAGTTAGAGAAGCTCGCGGGCGCCGACGCGCTGCGCGCCGTGCGCTTCGCCGAGGTCGTCGTGCTGCTCGTCGATTGCGCCATTCCCTTCGAGAAGCAGGATCTGACCATCGCCGACATTTCCGCCTCGGAGGGCCGAGCGGTCGTCATCGGCCTGAACAAATGGGATGCGGTCGAGGATCGCGGCAAGACGCTGACCACGCTGCGCGAGGAGGCCGAGCGCCTGCTGCCGCAGCTTCGCGGGTGCAAAGTCGTGCCCGTCTCGGGGACGACGGGCTTTGGTCTCGAGGCGCTGATGCAGGCGATCATCGAGACGCATGAGGTCTGGAACAAGCGCGTCTCGACGGGGCGGCTCAACCGCTGGCTCGAAAGCGCGCTGTCTGAGAACCCTCCGCCTGCCGTCTCCGGACGGCGCATCAAGATCCGCTATGTCACGCAGCCCAAAAGCCGCCCGCCGCATTTCACGCTCTTTGGCAATCAGCTCGACGAATTGCCGACGAGCTATGAGCGCTATCTGATCAATAGCCTGCGCAAGTCCTTCGATCTGCCGGGTGTGCCGATCCGCATCTCGAAGCGCACGGGCGAGAACCCCTATGAGGGGAAGAAGAGAGGGTAG
- a CDS encoding bifunctional 5,10-methylenetetrahydrofolate dehydrogenase/5,10-methenyltetrahydrofolate cyclohydrolase, translating into MRRLYSKEIVAERKARLVQSIATLKQQGIKPRLTAIICSEDAAAQSYVAVKRKHTNEVGAAFEAVDLSGVRDQDDDARAIQALCARPDVHGAILVMSSKPETDELDLANLIPAEKDVDGLSASNLGALVQHGAKQRFTEPATPKACMALASSVSEIAGKRVAVIGRGRTVGRPLANMLISAGATVTVCHSGTKDIPLITREAEIVFVATGRPKGFGREYFRDGQLVIDAGIGFIDGKVSGDVDSAALEDLDLTLTPVPGGVGPLTSVLILENLLQLIERSRENHR; encoded by the coding sequence ATGAGGCGTCTTTATAGCAAGGAGATTGTGGCGGAGCGCAAGGCGCGGCTCGTCCAATCGATCGCCACGTTGAAGCAGCAGGGAATCAAACCTCGGCTCACCGCCATTATTTGCTCCGAGGACGCGGCGGCCCAGAGCTATGTCGCGGTCAAACGCAAGCACACGAATGAGGTGGGCGCCGCATTCGAGGCCGTCGATCTCTCCGGCGTGCGCGACCAGGACGATGACGCGCGCGCCATTCAGGCCCTCTGCGCGCGTCCCGACGTTCATGGCGCCATCCTCGTGATGTCGTCCAAGCCGGAAACCGACGAGCTCGATCTCGCCAATCTCATTCCGGCTGAGAAGGACGTCGACGGCCTGTCGGCGTCGAATCTCGGCGCGCTGGTGCAGCATGGCGCAAAGCAGCGCTTCACCGAGCCGGCGACGCCAAAGGCTTGCATGGCGCTCGCCTCCTCGGTGTCGGAGATCGCCGGCAAGCGCGTCGCGGTGATCGGGCGCGGGCGCACGGTGGGCCGCCCGCTCGCCAATATGCTCATCAGCGCCGGCGCCACCGTGACCGTCTGCCACTCGGGCACGAAGGACATTCCGCTGATCACACGCGAGGCGGAGATCGTCTTCGTCGCGACGGGCCGCCCAAAGGGTTTCGGCAGGGAGTATTTTCGCGACGGTCAGCTCGTCATCGACGCCGGCATCGGCTTTATCGACGGGAAGGTCTCAGGCGACGTCGACAGCGCCGCGTTGGAGGACCTCGACCTTACCCTCACGCCCGTTCCCGGCGGCGTCGGGCCGCTGACCTCGGTGCTGATCTTGGAAAATCTGCTGCAGCTCATCGAGCGGAGTCGGGAAAATCACCGGTGA